A DNA window from Bradyrhizobium barranii subsp. barranii contains the following coding sequences:
- a CDS encoding SMP-30/gluconolactonase/LRE family protein encodes MKRPEQRDQDAALSRRTLVRGLALGAAATVAGPALAQTGPAAPPTTITTPPRDFGPNGAPTTYFSDPDIITVDPSFDDLAQPNTAIKRLYTGLLWAEGPAWSAQGRYLLWSDIPNNRQMRWTEDDGRVSVFRAPSNNSNGNSFDFQGRQLSCEHLTRRVTRYEHDGTATVLADSYQGKRLNSPNDVAAHPDGSYWFTDPPYGGQLYEGEPDVAGGPSNAGGKLNPRIGQPAGFVPGKRELPTNCYRIDPSGRIDLVVTEEQVPDPNGLCFSPDYKKLYVASTGKGPGDTGPGGKGEIFVFDVGADNKLSNAKKFSDCVIDGVKCGPDGLRCDVNGNVWSSSNAGRAVGYSGVTVWSPAGKLLGRIRLPEVCGNVCFGGPKRNRLFMAASQSLYAVYTATQGAGPG; translated from the coding sequence ATGAAACGCCCAGAGCAGCGTGACCAGGATGCTGCGCTTTCACGACGAACACTCGTGCGGGGACTTGCGCTCGGCGCTGCGGCGACCGTAGCCGGCCCCGCGCTGGCCCAGACCGGACCTGCCGCCCCGCCAACGACGATCACCACCCCGCCGCGCGATTTCGGCCCCAACGGCGCGCCGACGACTTATTTCTCGGACCCCGACATCATCACCGTCGATCCGTCCTTCGACGATCTGGCGCAGCCCAACACCGCGATCAAGCGCCTCTACACCGGCTTGTTGTGGGCCGAGGGCCCGGCCTGGAGCGCGCAGGGCCGGTATCTCCTCTGGAGCGACATCCCCAACAACCGGCAGATGCGCTGGACCGAGGACGACGGCCGCGTCAGCGTGTTCCGCGCACCCTCCAACAATTCCAACGGCAACTCGTTCGACTTCCAGGGCCGGCAGCTTTCCTGCGAACATCTGACCCGACGGGTGACGCGGTACGAACATGACGGCACGGCCACGGTGCTCGCGGACTCCTATCAGGGCAAGCGCCTGAACTCGCCGAACGACGTCGCCGCGCATCCCGACGGCAGCTACTGGTTCACCGACCCGCCCTATGGCGGCCAGCTCTATGAAGGCGAACCCGACGTCGCCGGCGGCCCGAGCAATGCAGGCGGCAAGCTCAATCCGCGGATCGGACAGCCGGCCGGCTTCGTGCCGGGCAAGCGCGAGCTGCCCACCAACTGCTATCGCATCGATCCAAGTGGCCGCATCGACCTCGTCGTCACCGAGGAGCAGGTGCCCGATCCCAACGGCCTGTGCTTCTCACCGGACTACAAGAAGCTCTACGTCGCCTCGACCGGCAAGGGACCGGGCGACACCGGGCCCGGCGGCAAGGGCGAGATCTTCGTGTTCGACGTCGGCGCCGACAACAAGCTCTCCAACGCGAAGAAGTTCAGCGACTGCGTGATCGACGGGGTGAAGTGCGGGCCCGACGGCCTGCGCTGCGACGTCAACGGCAATGTCTGGTCCTCCAGCAACGCCGGGCGCGCCGTCGGCTATAGCGGTGTGACGGTGTGGTCGCCGGCGGGCAAGCTGCTCGGCCGCATCCGCCTGCCGGAAGTGTGCGGCAACGTCTGCTTCGGCGGCCCCAAGCGCAACCGCCTGTTCATGGCCGCGAGCCAGTCGCTCTACGCGGTGTACACGGCGACGCAAGGCGCCGGCCCAGGCTGA
- a CDS encoding peroxidase family protein, translated as MALRFRSIDGSNNNRADPTLNQADTDFARLGPANFVDGVNEMTPGPNPREISNIVVAQTDIGDGEEGPHLVDDAGVALSGMMYAWGQFIDHDLDLQKEGTGTDDISIKVPADDEFLPPGSMIALTRVAIDPATGGTGHPAAAINTVTGWLDGSQIYGSDAATAASLRTADGHMKVSAGDNLPIVETEHGNVFAAGDVRAQENPDLTALQVLFVREHNYQVDRLHEDHPNWSGDKLYETAKAITTAEMVNITYNEFLPHLLGEDAIKPYQGYDRTADARITEEFAGAAFRFGHSIVSDEISATSNLGAFTSEQTLAQSFFEDTATFKATGADGLLRHLSGDLANPLDAHIVDGLRNLLFDPPDGMDLAAINIQRGHDLGLGTLNQTREALGLAPYTSFDQFSSDPATAAAFEKAYGSIDAVDLWAGGLAEDHAPGAVIGPTFGIIIADQFAALRDGDRYYFENQGFDKQTLNEIKNTTLSDLILRDTDTTAMQSDAFVATERHSGTLGGVDPTGEKAAAGMAQLVVGSPGRDTLTGGDLDDTLVAAAGRMTMTGGAGADTFEFDLGHLAGKHNTAVITDFDPKQDKLQFSNDVHVTKSSDHHGGTLLQVGSETIDLLGVKPHEMHLHEWG; from the coding sequence ATGGCGCTCAGATTCCGCAGCATCGACGGCTCCAACAACAATCGTGCGGATCCCACCTTGAACCAGGCCGACACCGACTTTGCTCGGCTGGGGCCGGCAAATTTCGTCGATGGGGTCAATGAAATGACGCCAGGTCCGAATCCGCGCGAGATCAGCAACATTGTCGTGGCGCAGACGGATATTGGCGATGGCGAGGAAGGCCCGCATCTGGTGGATGACGCCGGCGTCGCGCTGTCAGGCATGATGTATGCGTGGGGCCAGTTCATCGATCACGATCTGGATCTGCAGAAGGAGGGCACAGGCACGGATGATATCTCGATCAAGGTCCCGGCTGATGATGAGTTTCTGCCGCCCGGCAGCATGATCGCGTTGACGCGGGTGGCGATCGATCCTGCGACGGGGGGCACCGGGCATCCGGCAGCCGCGATCAATACGGTGACGGGTTGGCTGGACGGATCGCAGATCTACGGTTCCGACGCCGCCACCGCAGCGAGCCTGCGAACGGCCGACGGCCATATGAAGGTGTCGGCGGGAGACAATCTCCCGATCGTCGAGACCGAGCACGGCAACGTCTTTGCGGCCGGTGACGTCCGGGCGCAGGAGAATCCCGACCTGACCGCCTTGCAAGTCTTGTTTGTGCGCGAGCACAATTACCAGGTCGATCGACTGCACGAGGACCATCCGAACTGGAGCGGCGACAAGCTATACGAGACGGCCAAGGCCATCACCACGGCCGAGATGGTCAACATCACCTACAACGAGTTCCTGCCGCATCTGTTGGGCGAGGACGCCATCAAGCCGTACCAAGGCTATGACCGCACGGCGGACGCGCGGATCACCGAAGAGTTTGCCGGTGCGGCCTTTCGCTTCGGTCATTCCATCGTCTCCGACGAGATCAGTGCGACCAGCAATCTGGGTGCCTTTACGTCGGAGCAGACGCTGGCGCAATCGTTCTTCGAAGACACGGCGACTTTCAAGGCGACTGGTGCGGATGGCCTGCTGCGGCATCTGTCGGGGGACCTGGCCAACCCGCTGGACGCTCACATTGTCGATGGCTTGCGAAACCTCCTGTTCGATCCTCCGGACGGCATGGATCTGGCAGCGATCAATATCCAACGCGGCCATGATCTTGGGCTGGGTACACTGAACCAAACCCGGGAGGCGCTGGGGCTTGCGCCTTACACCAGCTTCGATCAGTTCAGCTCTGATCCGGCGACGGCAGCAGCGTTCGAGAAAGCCTATGGTTCGATCGATGCCGTCGATTTGTGGGCCGGCGGATTGGCTGAGGATCATGCGCCAGGAGCCGTCATCGGGCCCACCTTCGGCATAATCATCGCCGACCAGTTCGCCGCTTTGCGCGACGGCGATCGCTACTACTTCGAGAACCAGGGCTTCGATAAGCAGACCCTAAATGAGATAAAGAACACCACGCTGTCGGACCTCATTCTGCGCGACACCGATACCACTGCGATGCAGAGCGATGCCTTCGTCGCCACCGAGCGGCACAGCGGCACGCTGGGCGGCGTAGACCCGACCGGAGAAAAGGCTGCAGCAGGCATGGCGCAGCTTGTGGTCGGATCTCCCGGCAGGGATACCCTGACCGGCGGAGATCTGGATGACACGCTGGTCGCCGCGGCCGGCCGCATGACCATGACCGGAGGTGCCGGTGCCGACACATTCGAATTCGACCTTGGTCATCTCGCAGGTAAGCACAACACCGCGGTCATCACCGACTTCGATCCCAAACAGGACAAACTGCAATTTTCGAACGACGTTCACGTCACGAAATCATCTGACCATCATGGCGGAACGCTGTTGCAGGTCGGCTCCGAGACCATCGACCTGCTGGGCGTAAAGCCGCATGAGATGCATCTTCACGAATGGGGATAA
- a CDS encoding NAD(P)/FAD-dependent oxidoreductase, producing the protein MRVIICGGGVIGACTALFLRRHGIEVIVVERTEVAAAASGKAGGFLARDWCAGSPLDALARRSFALHAQLAQEIAGDWGYRPMTAYSGFVASDGDPRRNAPSALGWLANGVVIAQRIGTTETTAIVHPRKFTSAMMNAAVAQGAELRVGRITGIVRDANGTTAKGVEVEGSLVEADAVVIAMGPWSLLAAQWMRLPAVYGQRSPSIVYDLGPNVPADALFLEYDEDGSAVSIEVFPRADGSTHITALSDIAPLPLDPAAVTPDVDAIARLQIMCERLSPLFRPEKIIAQQACFRPVTEDGLPLIGKVPQSEGLYVATGHNVWGILNAPATGEALAQLIAKDATRVDLSPFDPARLRPLDPSLLQAR; encoded by the coding sequence ATGCGCGTCATCATCTGCGGCGGCGGCGTGATCGGGGCCTGCACCGCCTTGTTTCTCCGGCGCCACGGCATCGAGGTCATCGTGGTCGAACGGACCGAGGTCGCGGCCGCCGCCTCCGGCAAGGCCGGCGGCTTTCTGGCGCGTGACTGGTGCGCCGGCTCGCCGCTCGACGCACTCGCGCGGCGGAGCTTTGCGCTTCACGCGCAGCTGGCGCAGGAGATCGCGGGCGATTGGGGCTATCGCCCGATGACCGCGTATAGCGGCTTTGTTGCGTCCGACGGCGATCCGCGCCGGAATGCACCATCCGCGCTCGGCTGGCTCGCCAACGGCGTCGTCATCGCGCAGCGCATCGGTACGACTGAGACGACTGCGATCGTTCATCCCCGCAAATTTACGTCGGCCATGATGAACGCGGCAGTCGCGCAAGGCGCCGAGCTTCGCGTCGGCCGCATCACGGGCATCGTGCGCGATGCGAATGGCACGACCGCGAAGGGTGTCGAGGTCGAAGGCAGCCTCGTTGAGGCGGATGCCGTCGTGATCGCGATGGGGCCATGGTCGCTGCTCGCCGCGCAATGGATGCGCCTGCCCGCTGTCTATGGCCAGCGCAGCCCGAGCATCGTGTACGATCTCGGCCCCAACGTGCCGGCCGATGCGTTGTTCCTGGAGTATGACGAGGACGGCAGCGCCGTGTCGATCGAGGTCTTTCCACGCGCCGATGGCAGCACGCATATCACCGCACTCTCTGACATCGCGCCGCTGCCGCTCGATCCGGCAGCCGTGACGCCAGACGTCGATGCGATCGCGCGCCTGCAAATCATGTGTGAACGGCTGTCGCCATTGTTTCGTCCCGAAAAGATCATCGCGCAGCAGGCCTGCTTCCGACCGGTGACTGAGGACGGCTTGCCGTTGATCGGCAAGGTGCCGCAGAGCGAAGGCCTCTATGTTGCGACCGGGCACAATGTCTGGGGCATCCTCAATGCGCCCGCCACCGGCGAAGCGCTGGCGCAGCTGATCGCCAAGGATGCGACGCGTGTAGACTTGTCGCCATTCGATCCGGCCCGATTGAGGCCGCTCGATCCATCACTGCTGCAAGCGCGCTGA